The following proteins are co-located in the Eriocheir sinensis breed Jianghai 21 chromosome 34, ASM2467909v1, whole genome shotgun sequence genome:
- the LOC127007037 gene encoding trichohyalin-like isoform X1 encodes MFLRGYLVLVALAASIAAAWTAGRTTERPDETDITVQPKTGGEVSAAGGGDTHEPDDYTGGHESWVMEEPGGIQGARPKGKEWTERVTKVAWTPRREERDWNGPGKRRRTIRIYTRRGKNVSRKGKCRNSGRGRGRSGKWRKKRERYEVSGRRGRNGKWREKKERFEVKGRREGNGKWREKKERFEVKGRREGNGKWRVKKERFEVKGRKEGNGKWREKKERFGVKGRKEGNVKCREKKERFKVRGRREGNSKWRKRKERFEVNRRREGNDKIRKKREKYEVNKGGGYGKWRKSREKLEVNRRRGRNGKSRNKREKYEIKKNWKKGGRKGKTVRKYSNRESRNRRGARNGDSGRRGKRKETPGKSNPMKGSWAKVMERVEEKTKRSVKKENQNPRNVGFKGTRKNIRTNVRNKKLRRRIKWTGKSRNKRRSGTVSKTVVMRKDKTENIGRKKGNKRTRRCKRVRKGDGISRKEKRKMEAGRKEEDKGDNKEKDEVVIITETLRRNTKTEGGPKVEKIWTMNMTERTRRAQNINTPHNKTTAKNEPINERAEDGTRVGTQETGMRKVFKEEAIKERENGGKLEEEREGGRNTVNGISEEPINRGRTINQSRGNEFIRDGKRGGEKGRGKVSGREMDEKEGKGRVSKTGRERLNRGREMGGKTRNAVGVYEERKGGEGEELTGYTGRLGMGGEEKGEEKGEKRARQMEGEKGSDIKGTVRRRLGKRSEEKRRIENEGKIDKKEKALKLKEKENNTKKHIREREKPKRTKTALKPMDRNVTKKGKYKDRSENKRGRKQVKKRLVKSSKSEKVQGKEKTEKKKDESGVKTGIKKAEDEDEKDAITQEVNGRGREENTNGRLKQKRGDEDPSDEEVKRALEVMERKRKHEENEKGRQRKEKEGNNRPFQDNNVYRNNFELGNGRNRKREEFADKDMDERRNGNKEIENKNVTTPSFFGVTKRKKGREKGGNNATRTQRNGRSENMKQRRTEEEKTDDKPSEEKILTAMKEALEKKLERRKRRREELQMGKRNETEEEKRRKNEEKQLRKDKRIVRRVRETEEKNMEALRKKEEDRELKNALLSILGEVEDKDGGRKEDGKSDEVGERSKEVKSEEIEKNTSRRLEDRRFGESREASRARPGNATQKSQKKESVAKDLFLMLKEAEMAERGAEGEGVSKPQELRNAQTNESNLTSKSWEEVKQEMERRERERKNETLPRKGTDGKGMEEEQGKLRESGEFQKEPGTQNKIFSGKGTKSNTKGMKLEHGELEESEEFKQKLGTQNKNLTGKEADDRGMEREHAKPREPEGESKNTPESKKEKDEKIHHPFPSGRVFTNNNTSPVYLQPTWESSLSLLGVKAASHVTAKYFSDSEPTSITLHIKRPLQPTKGVNETPVAGKEADAGETLLQVNGKGVNTDIVTNENVRLNPDAWNWFTVFQKDKVFAVFRAGDQIPVLVYAAPPYSNISCTNLTLVQVWSRTAAEWDLRGDFYNGENEAREPKDPAIRKELTGLRGGLLTRLGVAALLKLYGWSVEDDDPRLIDYGDLRESMMTVRPLKIVLVYFGRAGSVNESWHDEEKVKQFHKHRNISTIVS; translated from the exons ATGTTTCTCCGCGGATACCTCGTCTTGGTCGCCCTCGCAGCGTCCATAGCGGCAGCGTGGACGGCGGGGAGAACAACAGAGCGACCAGACGAAACAGACATTACCGTGCAACCCAAGACGGGAGGCGAGGTAAGTGCTGCTGGCGGTGGCGATACGCATGAGCCCGACGACTATACCGGAGGACATGAAAGCTGGGTAATGGAGGAGCCCGGGGGAATACAAGGAGCCAGgccgaagggaaaggaatggacggAGAGGGTGACCAAAGTAGCATGGACaccgaggagagaggaaagagactgGAATGGTCCCGGCAAACGAAGGAGGACTATACGTATCTACaccaggagaggaaagaatgtgtcaaggaaaggaaaatgccGGAATAGCggacggggaagaggaagaagtggcaaatggagaaagaagagagaaagatatgagGTTagtggacgaagaggaagaaatggcaaatggagagagaagaaagaaag atttgaagttaagggacgaagagaaggaaatggcaaatggagagagaaaaaagaaagatttgaagttaagggacgaagagaaggaaatggtaaatggagagtgaaaaaagaaagatttgaagttaagggacgaaaagaaggaaatggcaaatggagagagaaaaaagaaagatttggagttaagggacgaaaagaaggaaatgtcaaatgtagagagaagaaagaaagatttaaAGTTaggggacgaagagaaggaaatagcaaatggagaaagaggaaggaaaggtttgaGGTTaacagacgaagagaaggaaatgacaaaatcagaaagaagagagaaaaatatgaggttaacaaaggaggaggatatggtaaatggagaaagagtagagaaaaacTTGAGGTGaacagacgaagaggaagaaacggcaaatcaagaaataagagagaaaaatatgagatTAAGAAAAACTGGAAAAAGGGAGGCAGAAAAGGAAAGACCGTGCGAAAATATAGTAACAGAGAGAGTAGAAATAGGAGAGGGGCGAGGAATGGAGACTCGGGAAGGcgtggaaaaaggaaagagactcCAGGGAAGAGTAATCCAATGAAGGGGTCTTGGGCAAAGGTTATGGAGCGagtggaagagaagacaaagagaagcgtGAAGAAGGAGAATCAGAACCCACGTAATGTAGGATTCAAAGGTACGAGAAAGAATATAAGAACCAACGTCAGAAATAAGAAGCTGAGACGGAGAATCAAGTGGACAGGAAAGAgtagaaacaaaagaagatcagGAACCGTAAGCAAAACAGTAGTGATGAGGAAAGACAAAACGGAAAATATAGGtcggaaaaagggaaataaacggACTAGAAGGtgtaagagagtaagaaagggagatggaataagtagaaaggagaagagaaaaatggaagccggtagaaaggaagaagataaaggagataaCAAGGAAAAGGACGAAGTAGTGATTATAACAGAAACACTAAGGAGGAACACGAAAACGGAGGGTGGGCCAAAAGTCGAAAAAATCTGGACAATGAACATGACTGAAAGAACACGAAGAGCGCAGAACATAAACACACCGCATaacaaaacaacagcaaagaACGAACCAATAAATGAGAGAGCGGAAGATGGAACGAGAGTGGGAACGCAAGAAACGGGAATGAGAAAAGTGTTTAAGGAGGAagcgataaaagagagagagaatggaggcaaactagaagaagagagagaaggaggaaggaatacagTTAACGGAATAAGTGAAGAGccaataaacagaggaagaacgATTAACCAAAGTCGGGGCAATGAATTTATACGCgatggaaaacgaggaggagaaaaaggaagaggaaaagtaagtggGCGGGAGATGgacgagaaggaggggaaaggaagagtaagcaaaacaggaagagaaagattgaacaggggaagggagatgggaggaaaaacTAGGAATGCTGTTGGGGTGtacgaagagagaaagggaggagagggagaggagcttACGGGATATACAGGGAGATTAGGAATGGgcggggaagaaaagggagaagagaagggagaaaagagggcaaGGCAAATGGAAGGTGAAAAGGGTAGTGATATCAAAGGAACAGTGAGGAGGAGattagggaagagaagtgaagagaaacggAGGATTGAAAACGAGgggaagatagacaagaaagagaaggctttgaaactgaaagaaaaggaaaacaacaccaagaaacatataagagaaagggaaaagccAAAGAGGACAAAAACAGCCTTGAAACCGATGGATAGAAAtgtaacgaagaaaggaaagtataaagacaggagtgaaaataagagaggaagaaaacaggtgaAGAAAAGACTGGTGAAATCGAGTAAATCTGAAAAAGtacaagggaaagagaaaacggagaagaaaaaagacgaatcaGGTGTTAAAACTGGAATCAAGAAGgctgaagacgaagacgaaaaggatgCAATTACACAAGAGGTGAacggaagaggacgagaagagaaCACGAATGGGAGACTCAAGCAAAAACGGGGCGACGAAGATCCATCAGATGAGGAGGTAAAAAGAGCTTTGgaagtaatggaaaggaaaagaaaacacgaagaaaacgagaaaggtagacaaaggaaagaaaaagaaggaaacaacagGCCATTCCAAGATAATAATGTGTACAGAAACAACTTTGAATtgggaaatggaagaaataggaaaagagaggaatttGCTGATAAAGACATGGATGAGAGAAGGAACggaaataaagagatagagaataaAAATGTCACAACTCCTTCTTTTTTTGGcgtaacgaaaaggaaaaaaggaagagagaaaggcggGAATAACGCAACACGGACACAAAGGAATGGGAGAAGTGAAAACATGAagcaaagaagaacagaagaagagaaaacggatgATAAACCAAGTGAAGAGAAAATCCTGACAGCAATGAAGGAGGCTCTGGAAAAGAagttagagagaagaaaaaggagacgagaggaattGCAGATGGGGAAGAGAaacgagacggaggaggagaagaggagaaagaatgaagagaaacagCTACGGAAAGACAAAAGGATAGTCAGAAGGGTGCGTGAGACGGAGGAAAAGAATATGGAAGCcttgaggaagaaagaggaggacagagaATTGAAGAACGCCCTTTTGAGTATCCTCGGAGAAGTGGAAGACAAAGacgggggaagaaaagaggatgggaaatcagacgaggtgggagagagaagtaaagaagtgaaaagtgaggaaattgaaaagaacACATCAAGGCGGTTAGAGGATAGGAGATTTGGGGAAAGCAGAGAAGCAAGTAGAGCAAGACCAGGAAACGCCACGCAAAAATCACAGAAGAAGGAAAGTGTGGCTAAAGATCTATTCCTTATGCTGAAAGAGGCGGAGATGGCGGAGAGAGGAGCAGAAGGCGAGGGGGTATCGAAGCCCCAAGAGTTACGAAACGCACAGACTAACGAGAGTAACCTAACCAGCAAATCGTGGGAGGAGGTGAaacaggagatggagagaagagaaagagaaaggaaaaacgagacCTTACCACGAAAAGGGACAGATggcaaaggaatggaagaggaacaaGGCAAACTAAGGGAATCAGGAGAATTTCAAAAGGAACCTGGAACTCAAAACAAGATCTTCAGCGGGAAAGGAACAAAATCTAATACCAAAGGAATGAAACTAGAGCATGGCGAACTAGAGGAATCGGAAGAATTTAAACAGAAACTCGGAACTCAAAACAAGAACTTAACCGGGAAAGAAGCAGATGacagagggatggaaagagagcaTGCCAAACCTAGAGAACCAGAAGGAGAATCTAAAAACACACCCGAAtctaagaaggagaaggacgagaagatcCACCACCCTTTCCCTAGCGGCCGGGTCTTCACCAACAACAATACGTCCCCAGTGTACCTCCAGCCCACGTGGGagtcctctctctcactcctcggCGTCAAGGCAGCTTCCCATGTGACAGCCAAGTACTTTAGCGACTCCGAGCCCACCTCCATTACCCTGCATATCAAGAGGCCGCTCCAACCGACCAAAGGCGTGAACGAGACACCAGTAGCAGGGAAGGAAGCCGACGCAGGTGAAACTCTCCTACAGGTAAACGGTAAGGGCGTAAACACAGATATCGTGACCAATGAGAACGTGAGACTCAACCCGGACGCCTGGAATTGGTTCACGGTGTTCCAGAAGGATAAAGTCTTCGCTGTGTTTCGAGCAGGAGACCAAATCCCCGTTCTGGTGTATGCAGCGCCGCCCTACTCCAACATCTCCTGCACGAACCTAACTCTAGTGCAGGTCTGGTCTAGGACGGCAGCGGAGTGGGACCTGCGAGGGGACTTTTACAACGGGGAGAACGAAGCGCGTGAACCCAAGGACCCGGCCATCAGGAAGGAGTTGACGGGGTTGCGCGGGGGTCTTCTTACGCGTCTGGGAGTGGCCGCGTTACTCAAGCTGTACGGATGGAGTGTTGAGGACGATGACCCCCGCCTGATAGATTACGGTGACTTGAGGGAGAGTATGATGACTGTACGACCTCTGAAGATCGTGTTGGTGTATTTCGGGCGAGCGGGAAGTGTTAATGAATCCTGGCACGATGAAGAGAAGGTCAAACAGTTCCATAAACACAGGAATATTTCAACGATCGTGTCCTGA
- the LOC127007037 gene encoding trichohyalin-like isoform X2: MFLRGYLVLVALAASIAAAWTAGRTTERPDETDITVQPKTGGEVSAAGGGDTHEPDDYTGGHESWVMEEPGGIQGARPKGKEWTERVTKVAWTPRREERDWNGPGKRRRTIRIYTRRGKNVSRKGKCRNSGRGRGRSGKWRKKRERYEVSGRRGRNGKWREKKERFEVKGRREGNGKWRVKKERFEVKGRKEGNGKWREKKERFGVKGRKEGNVKCREKKERFKVRGRREGNSKWRKRKERFEVNRRREGNDKIRKKREKYEVNKGGGYGKWRKSREKLEVNRRRGRNGKSRNKREKYEIKKNWKKGGRKGKTVRKYSNRESRNRRGARNGDSGRRGKRKETPGKSNPMKGSWAKVMERVEEKTKRSVKKENQNPRNVGFKGTRKNIRTNVRNKKLRRRIKWTGKSRNKRRSGTVSKTVVMRKDKTENIGRKKGNKRTRRCKRVRKGDGISRKEKRKMEAGRKEEDKGDNKEKDEVVIITETLRRNTKTEGGPKVEKIWTMNMTERTRRAQNINTPHNKTTAKNEPINERAEDGTRVGTQETGMRKVFKEEAIKERENGGKLEEEREGGRNTVNGISEEPINRGRTINQSRGNEFIRDGKRGGEKGRGKVSGREMDEKEGKGRVSKTGRERLNRGREMGGKTRNAVGVYEERKGGEGEELTGYTGRLGMGGEEKGEEKGEKRARQMEGEKGSDIKGTVRRRLGKRSEEKRRIENEGKIDKKEKALKLKEKENNTKKHIREREKPKRTKTALKPMDRNVTKKGKYKDRSENKRGRKQVKKRLVKSSKSEKVQGKEKTEKKKDESGVKTGIKKAEDEDEKDAITQEVNGRGREENTNGRLKQKRGDEDPSDEEVKRALEVMERKRKHEENEKGRQRKEKEGNNRPFQDNNVYRNNFELGNGRNRKREEFADKDMDERRNGNKEIENKNVTTPSFFGVTKRKKGREKGGNNATRTQRNGRSENMKQRRTEEEKTDDKPSEEKILTAMKEALEKKLERRKRRREELQMGKRNETEEEKRRKNEEKQLRKDKRIVRRVRETEEKNMEALRKKEEDRELKNALLSILGEVEDKDGGRKEDGKSDEVGERSKEVKSEEIEKNTSRRLEDRRFGESREASRARPGNATQKSQKKESVAKDLFLMLKEAEMAERGAEGEGVSKPQELRNAQTNESNLTSKSWEEVKQEMERRERERKNETLPRKGTDGKGMEEEQGKLRESGEFQKEPGTQNKIFSGKGTKSNTKGMKLEHGELEESEEFKQKLGTQNKNLTGKEADDRGMEREHAKPREPEGESKNTPESKKEKDEKIHHPFPSGRVFTNNNTSPVYLQPTWESSLSLLGVKAASHVTAKYFSDSEPTSITLHIKRPLQPTKGVNETPVAGKEADAGETLLQVNGKGVNTDIVTNENVRLNPDAWNWFTVFQKDKVFAVFRAGDQIPVLVYAAPPYSNISCTNLTLVQVWSRTAAEWDLRGDFYNGENEAREPKDPAIRKELTGLRGGLLTRLGVAALLKLYGWSVEDDDPRLIDYGDLRESMMTVRPLKIVLVYFGRAGSVNESWHDEEKVKQFHKHRNISTIVS, from the exons ATGTTTCTCCGCGGATACCTCGTCTTGGTCGCCCTCGCAGCGTCCATAGCGGCAGCGTGGACGGCGGGGAGAACAACAGAGCGACCAGACGAAACAGACATTACCGTGCAACCCAAGACGGGAGGCGAGGTAAGTGCTGCTGGCGGTGGCGATACGCATGAGCCCGACGACTATACCGGAGGACATGAAAGCTGGGTAATGGAGGAGCCCGGGGGAATACAAGGAGCCAGgccgaagggaaaggaatggacggAGAGGGTGACCAAAGTAGCATGGACaccgaggagagaggaaagagactgGAATGGTCCCGGCAAACGAAGGAGGACTATACGTATCTACaccaggagaggaaagaatgtgtcaaggaaaggaaaatgccGGAATAGCggacggggaagaggaagaagtggcaaatggagaaagaagagagaaagatatgagGTTagtggacgaagaggaagaaatggcaaatggagagagaagaaagaaag atttgaagttaagggacgaagagaaggaaatggtaaatggagagtgaaaaaagaaagatttgaagttaagggacgaaaagaaggaaatggcaaatggagagagaaaaaagaaagatttggagttaagggacgaaaagaaggaaatgtcaaatgtagagagaagaaagaaagatttaaAGTTaggggacgaagagaaggaaatagcaaatggagaaagaggaaggaaaggtttgaGGTTaacagacgaagagaaggaaatgacaaaatcagaaagaagagagaaaaatatgaggttaacaaaggaggaggatatggtaaatggagaaagagtagagaaaaacTTGAGGTGaacagacgaagaggaagaaacggcaaatcaagaaataagagagaaaaatatgagatTAAGAAAAACTGGAAAAAGGGAGGCAGAAAAGGAAAGACCGTGCGAAAATATAGTAACAGAGAGAGTAGAAATAGGAGAGGGGCGAGGAATGGAGACTCGGGAAGGcgtggaaaaaggaaagagactcCAGGGAAGAGTAATCCAATGAAGGGGTCTTGGGCAAAGGTTATGGAGCGagtggaagagaagacaaagagaagcgtGAAGAAGGAGAATCAGAACCCACGTAATGTAGGATTCAAAGGTACGAGAAAGAATATAAGAACCAACGTCAGAAATAAGAAGCTGAGACGGAGAATCAAGTGGACAGGAAAGAgtagaaacaaaagaagatcagGAACCGTAAGCAAAACAGTAGTGATGAGGAAAGACAAAACGGAAAATATAGGtcggaaaaagggaaataaacggACTAGAAGGtgtaagagagtaagaaagggagatggaataagtagaaaggagaagagaaaaatggaagccggtagaaaggaagaagataaaggagataaCAAGGAAAAGGACGAAGTAGTGATTATAACAGAAACACTAAGGAGGAACACGAAAACGGAGGGTGGGCCAAAAGTCGAAAAAATCTGGACAATGAACATGACTGAAAGAACACGAAGAGCGCAGAACATAAACACACCGCATaacaaaacaacagcaaagaACGAACCAATAAATGAGAGAGCGGAAGATGGAACGAGAGTGGGAACGCAAGAAACGGGAATGAGAAAAGTGTTTAAGGAGGAagcgataaaagagagagagaatggaggcaaactagaagaagagagagaaggaggaaggaatacagTTAACGGAATAAGTGAAGAGccaataaacagaggaagaacgATTAACCAAAGTCGGGGCAATGAATTTATACGCgatggaaaacgaggaggagaaaaaggaagaggaaaagtaagtggGCGGGAGATGgacgagaaggaggggaaaggaagagtaagcaaaacaggaagagaaagattgaacaggggaagggagatgggaggaaaaacTAGGAATGCTGTTGGGGTGtacgaagagagaaagggaggagagggagaggagcttACGGGATATACAGGGAGATTAGGAATGGgcggggaagaaaagggagaagagaagggagaaaagagggcaaGGCAAATGGAAGGTGAAAAGGGTAGTGATATCAAAGGAACAGTGAGGAGGAGattagggaagagaagtgaagagaaacggAGGATTGAAAACGAGgggaagatagacaagaaagagaaggctttgaaactgaaagaaaaggaaaacaacaccaagaaacatataagagaaagggaaaagccAAAGAGGACAAAAACAGCCTTGAAACCGATGGATAGAAAtgtaacgaagaaaggaaagtataaagacaggagtgaaaataagagaggaagaaaacaggtgaAGAAAAGACTGGTGAAATCGAGTAAATCTGAAAAAGtacaagggaaagagaaaacggagaagaaaaaagacgaatcaGGTGTTAAAACTGGAATCAAGAAGgctgaagacgaagacgaaaaggatgCAATTACACAAGAGGTGAacggaagaggacgagaagagaaCACGAATGGGAGACTCAAGCAAAAACGGGGCGACGAAGATCCATCAGATGAGGAGGTAAAAAGAGCTTTGgaagtaatggaaaggaaaagaaaacacgaagaaaacgagaaaggtagacaaaggaaagaaaaagaaggaaacaacagGCCATTCCAAGATAATAATGTGTACAGAAACAACTTTGAATtgggaaatggaagaaataggaaaagagaggaatttGCTGATAAAGACATGGATGAGAGAAGGAACggaaataaagagatagagaataaAAATGTCACAACTCCTTCTTTTTTTGGcgtaacgaaaaggaaaaaaggaagagagaaaggcggGAATAACGCAACACGGACACAAAGGAATGGGAGAAGTGAAAACATGAagcaaagaagaacagaagaagagaaaacggatgATAAACCAAGTGAAGAGAAAATCCTGACAGCAATGAAGGAGGCTCTGGAAAAGAagttagagagaagaaaaaggagacgagaggaattGCAGATGGGGAAGAGAaacgagacggaggaggagaagaggagaaagaatgaagagaaacagCTACGGAAAGACAAAAGGATAGTCAGAAGGGTGCGTGAGACGGAGGAAAAGAATATGGAAGCcttgaggaagaaagaggaggacagagaATTGAAGAACGCCCTTTTGAGTATCCTCGGAGAAGTGGAAGACAAAGacgggggaagaaaagaggatgggaaatcagacgaggtgggagagagaagtaaagaagtgaaaagtgaggaaattgaaaagaacACATCAAGGCGGTTAGAGGATAGGAGATTTGGGGAAAGCAGAGAAGCAAGTAGAGCAAGACCAGGAAACGCCACGCAAAAATCACAGAAGAAGGAAAGTGTGGCTAAAGATCTATTCCTTATGCTGAAAGAGGCGGAGATGGCGGAGAGAGGAGCAGAAGGCGAGGGGGTATCGAAGCCCCAAGAGTTACGAAACGCACAGACTAACGAGAGTAACCTAACCAGCAAATCGTGGGAGGAGGTGAaacaggagatggagagaagagaaagagaaaggaaaaacgagacCTTACCACGAAAAGGGACAGATggcaaaggaatggaagaggaacaaGGCAAACTAAGGGAATCAGGAGAATTTCAAAAGGAACCTGGAACTCAAAACAAGATCTTCAGCGGGAAAGGAACAAAATCTAATACCAAAGGAATGAAACTAGAGCATGGCGAACTAGAGGAATCGGAAGAATTTAAACAGAAACTCGGAACTCAAAACAAGAACTTAACCGGGAAAGAAGCAGATGacagagggatggaaagagagcaTGCCAAACCTAGAGAACCAGAAGGAGAATCTAAAAACACACCCGAAtctaagaaggagaaggacgagaagatcCACCACCCTTTCCCTAGCGGCCGGGTCTTCACCAACAACAATACGTCCCCAGTGTACCTCCAGCCCACGTGGGagtcctctctctcactcctcggCGTCAAGGCAGCTTCCCATGTGACAGCCAAGTACTTTAGCGACTCCGAGCCCACCTCCATTACCCTGCATATCAAGAGGCCGCTCCAACCGACCAAAGGCGTGAACGAGACACCAGTAGCAGGGAAGGAAGCCGACGCAGGTGAAACTCTCCTACAGGTAAACGGTAAGGGCGTAAACACAGATATCGTGACCAATGAGAACGTGAGACTCAACCCGGACGCCTGGAATTGGTTCACGGTGTTCCAGAAGGATAAAGTCTTCGCTGTGTTTCGAGCAGGAGACCAAATCCCCGTTCTGGTGTATGCAGCGCCGCCCTACTCCAACATCTCCTGCACGAACCTAACTCTAGTGCAGGTCTGGTCTAGGACGGCAGCGGAGTGGGACCTGCGAGGGGACTTTTACAACGGGGAGAACGAAGCGCGTGAACCCAAGGACCCGGCCATCAGGAAGGAGTTGACGGGGTTGCGCGGGGGTCTTCTTACGCGTCTGGGAGTGGCCGCGTTACTCAAGCTGTACGGATGGAGTGTTGAGGACGATGACCCCCGCCTGATAGATTACGGTGACTTGAGGGAGAGTATGATGACTGTACGACCTCTGAAGATCGTGTTGGTGTATTTCGGGCGAGCGGGAAGTGTTAATGAATCCTGGCACGATGAAGAGAAGGTCAAACAGTTCCATAAACACAGGAATATTTCAACGATCGTGTCCTGA